A single region of the Hoeflea prorocentri genome encodes:
- a CDS encoding branched-chain amino acid ABC transporter permease, which translates to MTLVLLTEQLLNGIQFGVMLFLMAAGLTLVFGVMGLINLAHGSLYMIGAFLCATVALATGSFWLGLVASLAGAAAAGAVVEIAVIRRLYDRDHLDQVLATFALILIFSEGTRWVFGSFPLFLDIPPVLQGAVTLPGGAEYPLYRLTIIAIGLLIAFGLYLLISRTRLGMRIRAGESDREMIGALGVDIRTLYTVVFALGAALAGLAGALVGAIQSVQVGMGEPVLILAFVVIVIGGIGSVKGALIGAILVGVVDTLGRILLPQFFALFMEASQATSVGSALASMAIYILMAIILAVKPQGLFSAGA; encoded by the coding sequence ATGACACTTGTCCTTCTTACGGAGCAATTGCTGAACGGCATCCAGTTCGGCGTCATGCTCTTTTTGATGGCAGCCGGATTGACGCTGGTTTTCGGTGTCATGGGGCTGATCAATCTGGCTCATGGCTCGCTCTACATGATCGGCGCATTCCTGTGCGCGACCGTGGCGCTGGCAACCGGCTCCTTCTGGCTGGGGCTGGTCGCAAGCCTTGCCGGGGCCGCCGCCGCCGGCGCGGTGGTCGAGATTGCAGTGATCCGGCGGCTCTATGACCGCGATCATCTTGATCAGGTGCTGGCGACCTTTGCCCTTATCTTGATCTTCTCGGAAGGTACACGCTGGGTCTTCGGCTCGTTCCCGCTCTTTCTGGATATTCCTCCTGTGCTTCAGGGTGCAGTGACCTTGCCGGGCGGGGCGGAGTACCCGCTCTACCGTCTGACAATCATAGCCATAGGTCTTTTGATTGCCTTTGGGCTTTACCTGCTGATCTCGCGTACGCGGCTTGGCATGCGCATCAGGGCAGGGGAGTCCGACAGGGAAATGATCGGTGCGCTGGGTGTCGACATCCGCACGCTCTACACCGTTGTGTTTGCACTTGGCGCGGCGCTTGCCGGGCTTGCGGGCGCGCTTGTCGGAGCAATCCAGTCGGTACAGGTCGGCATGGGGGAGCCGGTTCTGATCCTTGCCTTCGTGGTGATTGTCATCGGTGGGATCGGCTCGGTCAAAGGCGCGCTGATCGGCGCCATCCTTGTCGGGGTTGTCGACACGCTGGGCCGCATTCTCCTGCCGCAGTTCTTTGCGCTCTTCATGGAGGCCTCGCAGGCGACATCGGTCGGCTCGGCGCTCGCTTCGATGGCCATCTACATCCTCATGGCGATCATCCTTGCGGTTAAACCGCAGGGCCTGTTTTCGGCTGGAGCGTGA